The following are encoded together in the candidate division KSB1 bacterium genome:
- a CDS encoding caspase family protein: MSKRALCLGINDYPYKDMDLKGCVNDALAWAELLSDHFDFPRTDVKVLLNAEATKKRVMAALKDLLAKAQAGDVLVFANSSHGTYLPDKDGDEDRYDEAICPFDVEDQVIVDDELRELFADLPRGAKLTVISDSCFSGTVTRILVPRERRCRFLNPSLRGVPELKDSIRAKPNRYQKYPESMMKELLISACSDIEYSYEANIGNCHHGAMTYFALEAIRNANYHLTYLELIKYVQKKMVEFGFPQHPQLEGKAEKKNQLMFV, encoded by the coding sequence ATGAGTAAGCGGGCATTGTGTTTGGGGATCAATGACTATCCCTACAAAGACATGGATTTAAAAGGGTGTGTGAACGATGCCTTGGCCTGGGCTGAGCTGCTGAGTGATCATTTTGACTTTCCTCGTACTGATGTAAAAGTCCTTCTCAATGCAGAAGCGACCAAAAAAAGGGTTATGGCGGCGTTGAAAGACCTATTGGCCAAGGCCCAGGCGGGTGATGTGCTGGTGTTTGCCAATTCTTCTCATGGAACGTATTTACCAGACAAAGATGGGGATGAGGATCGGTATGATGAGGCGATCTGTCCTTTTGATGTCGAAGATCAAGTGATTGTGGATGATGAGTTGCGAGAGTTATTTGCCGATCTACCCCGTGGCGCAAAATTGACTGTGATTTCGGATTCCTGCTTTTCGGGCACGGTCACGCGCATTCTCGTTCCGCGAGAGCGACGATGTCGCTTTCTCAACCCATCGCTGCGAGGGGTTCCAGAACTAAAAGACTCGATCCGTGCCAAGCCAAACCGGTATCAAAAATATCCCGAATCGATGATGAAAGAACTTTTGATCAGCGCTTGCTCTGATATCGAGTATTCGTATGAGGCGAACATCGGTAACTGCCATCATGGAGCAATGACTTATTTCGCTCTGGAGGCGATTCGGAATGCCAATTATCACCTCACCTATCTTGAGCTGATCAAATATGTTCAAAAAAAGATGGTGGAATTCGGCTTTCCACAACATCCTCAATTAGAAGGCAAAGCTGAAAAGAAAAATCAGTTGATGTTTGTGTGA
- a CDS encoding TolC family protein, translating to MKKRALNTIMLIMFSASLIFELALADDSGDQNPFQQLKSADTLKIDLREAILTALEHNPSLSIQRLTPKISQTVVKEQGAIYDPTISASINKTKTKQQRFLGSRPEPFELVTDRSQYDAGLSQNLPFGTSVSANASMSTSLSNIYTDQYSGNVGITITQSLLQGFGLGANLASLRRARLDYEISRAELRRVAEEVIASVEKAYWDLYLTREEINIQQRSLELANKQLKESQERVAVGKLPELELAAVHAEVATRKEALIDAQSRYEQARLRLLYLLNPSQTPSWNTVPWPLDRPFVPTDTLDALEIHEQLAMKYRPDLKQARLSLKKGDVEIARTRNGLLPRLDFFITLGRTTYSKTFREAIPDVQSPFYEINGGLSFSFPLTDRKAIAQYARAKYSQEQQELALHNMEQLVQWDVRSAYIEVLRSREQISATRVARELQTKKLDAELEKFRVGKSTNFLVLQAQRDLIASQLNEARAMVAYLNALVNLYLMEGTLLERRGIDDPSKYE from the coding sequence ATGAAAAAACGAGCATTGAATACAATTATGCTGATCATGTTCTCAGCGTCGCTCATATTCGAGTTGGCACTTGCGGATGATTCTGGGGATCAAAACCCTTTTCAGCAATTGAAATCGGCCGATACCCTGAAAATTGATCTCAGGGAAGCAATCTTAACCGCCTTGGAGCACAATCCAAGCCTCTCCATTCAGCGGCTGACCCCGAAAATCAGCCAGACGGTGGTGAAGGAGCAAGGTGCGATTTACGACCCGACCATCTCAGCTTCCATCAATAAGACCAAGACCAAACAACAACGATTTCTCGGATCGCGACCAGAACCGTTCGAGTTGGTTACGGATCGCTCGCAGTACGACGCTGGGCTCTCTCAGAACCTGCCATTTGGGACGTCCGTTTCGGCTAATGCATCGATGAGCACATCACTGTCCAACATTTATACGGATCAATACTCAGGCAACGTTGGGATCACCATTACGCAATCGCTGTTACAAGGTTTTGGCCTTGGGGCTAATTTGGCCAGCCTCCGGCGTGCCCGGCTCGATTATGAGATCTCGCGAGCAGAGCTGCGTCGTGTGGCAGAGGAAGTAATTGCCAGCGTTGAGAAAGCTTATTGGGACCTTTATCTTACCCGAGAGGAGATCAACATTCAGCAGCGATCGTTGGAACTGGCCAACAAACAGCTAAAAGAATCTCAGGAACGGGTGGCTGTTGGCAAGCTGCCGGAGCTGGAACTGGCGGCGGTTCACGCCGAAGTAGCTACTCGCAAGGAAGCGCTGATCGATGCCCAGAGCCGTTACGAGCAAGCTCGGCTGCGCTTGCTTTATCTTCTCAATCCATCCCAGACCCCTTCATGGAACACCGTGCCCTGGCCGCTCGATCGACCCTTTGTTCCAACCGATACGCTCGATGCACTGGAAATCCACGAACAATTGGCCATGAAATATCGCCCGGATTTGAAACAGGCTCGCCTCTCGCTTAAAAAAGGTGACGTTGAAATTGCCCGGACCCGAAATGGTTTATTGCCACGGTTGGATTTTTTCATTACGCTGGGCCGAACTACCTATTCCAAAACTTTTCGCGAAGCCATCCCCGATGTCCAAAGTCCTTTCTATGAGATCAACGGGGGTTTGTCATTCAGTTTCCCGTTAACCGATCGCAAGGCAATTGCTCAATACGCACGAGCCAAGTACAGTCAGGAGCAACAGGAATTGGCCTTGCATAATATGGAACAATTGGTTCAATGGGACGTTCGGTCGGCCTATATCGAGGTGCTTCGCTCGCGCGAACAAATTTCAGCCACTCGAGTCGCCCGCGAGCTTCAGACTAAAAAGCTCGATGCTGAACTGGAGAAATTTCGGGTGGGAAAATCGACCAATTTTCTGGTGCTGCAGGCCCAGCGCGATCTCATCGCCAGTCAGCTCAACGAAGCCCGTGCCATGGTGGCTTATCTCAATGCGCTGGTAAACCTCTACCTCATGGAAGGAACGCTGTTGGAACGGAGAGGAATCGATGATCCATCGAAATACGAATAG